A DNA window from Vigna angularis cultivar LongXiaoDou No.4 chromosome 1, ASM1680809v1, whole genome shotgun sequence contains the following coding sequences:
- the LOC108331756 gene encoding nudix hydrolase 8 — MELKSFSSSSVSTSDVARVGRSYSTFISTFRHKVGVKFSTHFKCRRGLFLRTYSGSDKAYFTNEVVSSSVGQDNLAAETNFRRINGTNGSTSSFYYRNLRVLDAFDDEYGGVVVDSDRIPSNPYTFASLLRLSLFQWKKMGKKGIWLKLQLEQSDLVPIAVKEGFQYHHAEPGYLMLTYWIPEGPSMLPANASHQVGVGGFVINDKNEVLVVQEKHCSPATLGLWKIPTGFILEAEEIYTGAVREVKEETGIDTEFIEVIAFRHAHNVAFEKSDLFFICMLRPLSSEIIVDDLEIEAAKWMPLVEFVEQPLIQEDSMFKKIVDIFIARLGKRYCGLSTHQVVSKFDGMVSSLYYNVIDNEDTCVGK; from the exons ATGGAGCTCAAATCGTTCTCTTCTAGTTCTGTGTCCACATCTGATGTTGCCCGTGTTGGAAGATCCTATTCTACTTTCATCTCCACTTTCAGGCACAAAGTTGGAGTTAAATTTTCTACCCACTTCAAGTGCCGCAGAG GGTTGTTTCTGAGGACTTACAGTGGTTCGGACAAGGCATATTTCACAAATGAAGTTGTAAGTAGTTCAGTTGGTCAAGATAATCTTGCAGCAGAAACGAATTTCCGTAGAATTAACGGAACCAATGGCTCAACTTCGAGCTTCTATTACAGAAATCTGAGAGTACTTGATGCTTTTGATGATGAATATGGGGGAGTTGTCGTTGATTCAGATAGGATACCATCCAACCCATATACCTTCGCATCTTTGTTGCGTTTGTCTCTCTTTCAGTGGAAAAAGATG GGAAAAAAGGGAATTTGGCTTAAGTTGCAGTTAGAGCAATCTGACCTTGTTCCAATTGCTGTTAAG GAAGGCTTCCAATACCACCATGCCGAACCAGGATATTTGATGTTAACTTACTGGATTCCTGAAGGACCCAGCATGCTTCCAGCGAATGCCTCTCATCAAGTTGGAGTTGGTGGGTTTGTCATCAACGACAAAAATGAA gTGCTTGTAGTACAAGAGAAACACTGCTCTCCAGCAACTCTTGGTCTTTGGAAGATACCAACTGGATTCATTCTTGAG GCAGAGGAGATATATACTGGAGCTGTAAGAGAAGTGAAGGAGGAAACTGGG ATCGATACAGAGTTCATTGAAGTCATAGCATTTAG GCATGCTCATAATGTGGCCTTTGAGAAGTCAGATTTGTTCTTCATCTGCATGCTAAGACCCCTGTCATCTGAGATCATTGTTGATGATCTTGAAATTGAAGCAGCAAAG TGGATGCCTCTGGTTGAGTTTGTAGAGCAACCACTGATCCAAGAAGACTCCATGTTCAAGAAGATCGTGGATATCTTTATTGCTCGTCTGGGGAAACGATATTGTGGCTTATCAACTCATCAAGTAGTTTCAAAGTTTGATGGCATGGTATCTTCCTTGTACTACAATGTCATCGACAATGAAGATACCTGTGTTGGAAAATGA